In Chloroflexota bacterium, one DNA window encodes the following:
- a CDS encoding nucleotidyltransferase domain-containing protein, with the protein MQPKLHLALGTHVVLLRTIDHQAKHSVAQVVATPCEHSEYYTVRCVDGTVLQLTRQDFGLRKQFNDPLLSLEQPQLTENRQWIQYRCVVGSRAYGLNTPESDTDWRGFFVPPATVNWGLATVPEQYEFVETQEHYWEVQKFLNLLLRANPNALECLYTDLVEHASPLALELRAMRHKLLTSRIYQSHNSYVLAQFRLLERDLRTHGSLRWKHVMHLIRLLLSGIHALRHGELRLRHVAEHDQLMAIRAGELEWDTINRWRIALHAEFEQAYAATKLPILPDLAAANAWLLQARRAQVD; encoded by the coding sequence ATGCAACCTAAACTGCACTTGGCGCTCGGAACCCACGTGGTGCTGTTGCGCACGATCGATCATCAGGCCAAACATAGCGTGGCCCAAGTGGTTGCAACGCCCTGCGAACATAGCGAATATTACACGGTGCGCTGTGTTGATGGTACGGTTTTGCAACTCACTCGCCAAGATTTTGGCCTGCGCAAGCAATTTAACGATCCATTGTTGAGCTTGGAGCAACCGCAACTCACTGAAAACCGCCAATGGATTCAGTATCGTTGTGTGGTTGGCTCACGTGCCTACGGCTTGAATACGCCCGAATCGGATACTGATTGGCGTGGTTTTTTCGTGCCACCAGCAACGGTCAATTGGGGCTTGGCGACTGTGCCCGAACAATATGAATTTGTTGAAACCCAAGAACACTATTGGGAAGTGCAAAAATTTTTGAATTTGCTGTTGCGTGCCAATCCAAATGCGCTTGAATGTTTATATACCGACTTGGTTGAACATGCCTCGCCGTTGGCCTTGGAGCTACGTGCGATGCGCCATAAATTGCTGACCAGCCGAATCTATCAAAGCCATAACAGCTATGTGTTGGCCCAATTTCGCTTGCTTGAGCGCGATTTACGCACCCATGGCAGCTTGCGCTGGAAACATGTGATGCATTTGATTCGCTTGTTGCTGAGCGGCATCCACGCTTTGCGCCATGGCGAATTACGGTTGCGCCACGTTGCCGAACACGATCAACTGATGGCGATTCGCGCTGGCGAATTGGAATGGGATACGATTAATCGTTGGCGAATCGCCCTGCATGCTGAATTTGAACAAGCCTATGCTGCAACCAAACTACCAATTTTGCCCGATCTAGCGGCGGCGAATGCTTGGTTGCTCCAAGCACGCCGCGCCCAAGTGGACTAA
- a CDS encoding polynucleotide kinase-phosphatase → MELGIPELSLVVLIGASGSGKSTFAQRYFKPTEIISSDACRAMLTDDETDQSVSADAFDLVYTIAAKRLALGRLTVIDATNVQAEARKPLLALARHYHVWPVAIVLHTPERVCLERNLGRPNRDFGDFVVKRQIDNLRRSLRTLHDEGFRVVHNVTPEQVDSVEIVRQRAWSNRKAEHGPFDIIGDVHGCYPELERLLLELGYSINLTPGHNYGFTVTPPAGRRAVFVGDLVDRGPDSVGVLRLVMSMVETGAALCVPGNHDDKMARALAGRKVKQTHGLAETMQALAETDETFRQAVRHFIEGMVSHLIFDDGKLVVAHAGMKQELQGRMSKRVREFALYGETTGETDEFGLPVRYPWAKEYRGEGLVVYGHTPIPQPEWLNNTVDIDTGCAFGGALTALRYPEREFVRVPAFAQYAIPKRPLEMNATQLSAQQAHDQVLDLSDFQGKLQISTSLISQINLREEQTSAALEVISRFAIEPQWLIYLPPTMSPSETSQLGSFLEHPAEALEYYRRAGVNEVVCETKHMGSRAIVIICRDSEVARERFGVTGEQIGVCYTRTGRRFFSDPELETAFLQRLQQAISTLNWWESFDSGWFALDCEVLPWSAKAHDLIQNQYAPVGAAATASMSAAQAALRQTVTRMPESVELQALIAHTQLRQQAVQGYVEAYQHYCWPVRSLDDLRLAPFHLLACEQRPLYDRDHEWHMQTLAALAEAEPRLLVATPYRVVDLHDQTSVEQTIEWWQKLTAAGGEGIVIKPKQWVVQNARGIVQPAIKCRGAEYLRIIYGPEYDLPENLERLRQRGLSGKRSLALREFALGLEALDRFVNREPLRRVHECVFGVLALESEPIDPRL, encoded by the coding sequence ATGGAATTAGGAATACCTGAATTATCGTTGGTAGTATTGATTGGGGCTTCTGGCTCAGGCAAATCGACCTTTGCGCAGCGCTATTTCAAGCCAACCGAAATTATTTCGTCCGATGCCTGTCGCGCAATGCTCACCGATGATGAAACTGATCAATCAGTCTCAGCTGATGCCTTTGATTTGGTTTACACCATTGCCGCCAAGCGCCTAGCCTTGGGCCGTTTGACCGTGATCGATGCGACCAATGTGCAGGCCGAAGCACGGAAACCGTTGCTGGCCTTGGCTCGCCATTACCACGTTTGGCCCGTGGCGATTGTGCTGCACACGCCTGAACGCGTTTGTTTGGAGCGTAATTTAGGCCGCCCCAATCGCGATTTTGGCGATTTTGTGGTCAAGCGCCAAATCGATAATTTGCGGCGTTCGCTGCGCACGCTGCACGACGAAGGCTTTCGGGTAGTGCATAACGTTACACCTGAGCAGGTTGATAGCGTTGAAATTGTGCGCCAACGCGCTTGGAGCAACCGCAAAGCCGAGCATGGCCCCTTCGATATAATTGGCGATGTGCACGGCTGCTACCCTGAACTTGAGCGCTTGCTGCTGGAATTGGGCTATAGCATCAACCTCACGCCAGGCCATAATTATGGCTTTACGGTCACGCCGCCTGCTGGCCGTCGCGCGGTGTTCGTCGGCGATTTAGTTGATCGCGGGCCAGATTCAGTTGGGGTGTTGCGCTTGGTGATGAGCATGGTTGAAACGGGCGCAGCTTTGTGCGTACCTGGCAACCACGACGATAAAATGGCACGAGCCTTGGCTGGACGTAAAGTCAAACAAACCCATGGACTGGCCGAAACCATGCAAGCTTTAGCCGAAACTGATGAGACGTTTCGCCAAGCAGTCCGCCATTTTATCGAAGGCATGGTCAGTCATCTGATCTTTGATGATGGCAAGTTGGTGGTGGCACACGCTGGCATGAAGCAAGAGTTACAAGGCCGGATGTCGAAGCGGGTGCGTGAATTTGCCTTGTATGGCGAGACCACAGGCGAAACCGATGAATTTGGCTTGCCCGTGCGCTATCCGTGGGCCAAAGAATATCGGGGCGAGGGCTTGGTGGTCTATGGTCATACGCCAATTCCCCAACCCGAATGGCTGAACAACACGGTTGATATTGATACTGGCTGTGCCTTTGGCGGAGCACTCACCGCGCTGCGTTATCCCGAACGTGAGTTTGTGCGAGTGCCAGCCTTTGCCCAATATGCCATTCCCAAACGGCCTTTAGAAATGAATGCGACCCAACTTTCAGCCCAGCAAGCCCATGATCAAGTGCTCGATTTGAGCGATTTTCAAGGCAAGCTGCAAATCAGCACTAGTTTGATCAGCCAAATCAACCTGCGCGAAGAACAAACCAGCGCCGCCTTGGAAGTGATCAGCCGTTTTGCCATCGAGCCACAATGGCTGATTTACTTACCACCAACGATGTCGCCTTCTGAAACCAGCCAACTTGGCAGTTTCTTGGAGCATCCTGCCGAAGCCTTAGAATATTATCGGCGGGCGGGGGTCAACGAAGTTGTATGCGAAACTAAGCATATGGGTTCGCGGGCGATTGTGATTATCTGCCGCGATAGCGAGGTTGCTCGTGAGCGTTTTGGGGTAACTGGTGAGCAGATTGGCGTGTGTTACACCCGCACTGGGCGGCGCTTCTTCAGCGATCCTGAGCTTGAAACGGCATTTCTGCAACGGCTACAACAAGCAATTAGCACGCTTAATTGGTGGGAAAGCTTCGATTCAGGCTGGTTTGCCTTAGATTGTGAAGTGCTGCCGTGGTCGGCCAAAGCGCATGATTTGATTCAAAATCAATATGCGCCAGTTGGAGCTGCCGCAACTGCTAGCATGAGCGCGGCCCAAGCCGCGTTGCGCCAGACCGTCACGCGCATGCCCGAATCGGTTGAGTTGCAAGCGTTGATTGCCCATACCCAACTGCGCCAACAGGCGGTGCAAGGCTATGTTGAGGCCTACCAACACTATTGCTGGCCTGTGCGCAGCCTCGATGATTTGCGTTTAGCCCCGTTTCATCTCTTGGCTTGCGAACAACGCCCATTGTATGATCGTGACCACGAGTGGCATATGCAAACTTTGGCAGCCTTGGCCGAGGCCGAGCCGCGTTTATTGGTAGCCACACCCTATCGCGTGGTCGATTTGCACGATCAAACCAGCGTTGAGCAAACGATCGAATGGTGGCAAAAACTGACAGCGGCGGGCGGTGAAGGTATCGTCATCAAGCCCAAACAATGGGTTGTCCAGAATGCTCGTGGTATCGTGCAACCTGCGATCAAATGTCGTGGCGCTGAATATCTGCGCATCATCTATGGACCTGAATACGATTTACCCGAAAACTTGGAGCGCTTACGCCAGCGCGGCCTGAGTGGTAAACGTTCGTTGGCGCTGCGCGAATTTGCCTTAGGCCTCGAAGCCCTTGATCGTTTTGTCAATCGTGAGCCATTGCGCCGCGTCCATGAATGCGTTTTTGGGGTGCTTGCCCTTGAAAGTGAGCCAATCGATCCAAGGTTGTAA